One window of Streptomyces sp. FIT100 genomic DNA carries:
- a CDS encoding multifunctional oxoglutarate decarboxylase/oxoglutarate dehydrogenase thiamine pyrophosphate-binding subunit/dihydrolipoyllysine-residue succinyltransferase subunit, which translates to MSSQSPSNSSTSTDPDGQGKNPAAAFGPNEWLVDEIYQQYLQDPNSVDRAWWDFFADYKPGGAATAGSAAAGAAVPTAPAAAQAPSTAQAPATPAAPAAPAPAPAPAPAPAQPAAPAAQAPAPAAPAPVPAAPAAPAKPAAAAPAAPAKPAAAPKAAAPAAEAPAGPELVPLRGPSAAVAKNMNASLELPTATSVRAVPVKLLFDNRIVINNHLKRARGGKISFTHLIGYAMVQAIKAMPSMNNSFAEKDGKPVLVKPPHINLGLAIDLVKPNGERQLVVAAIKKAETLNFFEFWQAYEDIVRRARNNKLTMDDFTGVTVSLTNPGGLGTVHSVPRLMPGQSVIMGVGSMDYPAEFQGTSQDTLNKLGISKVMTLTSTYDHRVIQGAASGEFLRVVANLLLGDDGFYDDVFESLRIPYEPVRWLKDIDASHDDDVTKAARVFELIHSYRVRGHVMADTDPLEYRQRKHPDLDITEHGLTLWDLEREFAVGGFGGKSMMKLRDILGVLRDSYCRTTGIEFMHIQDPKQRKWIQDRVERPHAKPEREEQLRILRRLNAAEAFETFLQTKYVGQKRFSLEGGESVIPLLDAVIDSAAESRLDEVVIGMAHRGRLNVLANIVGKSYAQIFREFEGNLDPKSMHGSGDVKYHLGANGTFTGLDGEQIKVSLVANPSHLEAVDPVLEGVVRAKQDIINKGGTDFTVLPVALHGDAAFAGQGVVAETLNMSQLRGYRTGGTVHIVINNQVGFTAAPESSRSSMYATDVARMIEAPIFHVNGDDPEAVVRVARLAFEFRQTFNKDVVIDLICYRRRGHNEGDNPQFTNPQMYNLIDKKRSVRKLYTESLIGRGDITLEEAEQALQDFQGQLEKVFAEVREATSTPAPAHVPDAQAEFPVSVTTAVSQEVVKRIAESQVNVPDHVTVHPRLLPQLQRRAASVEDGTIDWGMGETLAIGSLLMEGTPVRLAGQDTRRGTFGQRHAVLVDQETGEDYTPLLYLTDEQARYNVYDSLLSEYAAMGFEYGYSLARPDALVMWEAQFGDFVNGAQTVVDEFISSAEQKWGQTSGVTLLLPHGYEGQGPDHSSARPERFLQLCAQNNMTVAMPTLPSNYFHLLRWQVHNPHHKPLIVFTPKSMLRLKAAASKAEEFLTGGFRPVIGDASVDPADVRKVVFTSGKVYYDLDAERQKRGIKDTAIIRLERLYPLPGAELQEEIAKFPNAEKYLWAQEEPANQGAWPFIALNLIDHLDLAVGADVPHDERLRRISRPHGSSPAVGSAKRHQAEQQQLVNEVFEA; encoded by the coding sequence GTGTCGTCTCAGTCCCCCAGTAACTCGAGCACTTCGACCGACCCAGACGGGCAGGGGAAGAACCCCGCTGCCGCGTTCGGTCCCAATGAGTGGCTCGTCGACGAGATCTACCAGCAGTACCTCCAGGACCCGAATTCGGTCGACCGCGCCTGGTGGGACTTCTTCGCCGACTACAAGCCGGGCGGTGCGGCCACCGCCGGCTCCGCTGCCGCGGGGGCTGCGGTGCCCACCGCACCCGCCGCCGCGCAGGCGCCGAGCACCGCACAGGCTCCGGCGACGCCCGCGGCCCCGGCGGCTCCGGCCCCGGCACCCGCCCCGGCACCCGCCCCGGCGCAGCCCGCCGCCCCTGCGGCCCAGGCCCCGGCTCCCGCCGCTCCGGCCCCGGTTCCGGCGGCTCCCGCGGCTCCGGCGAAGCCCGCCGCGGCCGCGCCCGCCGCCCCGGCGAAGCCCGCTGCCGCCCCCAAGGCCGCCGCGCCCGCCGCGGAGGCCCCGGCGGGCCCCGAGCTCGTCCCGCTGCGCGGCCCCTCCGCCGCCGTCGCGAAGAACATGAACGCCTCGCTGGAGCTGCCGACAGCCACCTCCGTCCGCGCCGTCCCGGTGAAGCTTCTCTTCGACAACCGGATCGTCATCAACAACCACCTGAAGCGCGCCCGGGGCGGGAAGATCTCCTTCACCCACCTCATCGGCTACGCGATGGTGCAGGCGATCAAGGCCATGCCGTCGATGAACAACTCCTTCGCGGAGAAGGACGGCAAGCCGGTCCTGGTCAAGCCCCCGCACATCAACCTCGGCCTCGCCATCGACCTGGTGAAGCCGAACGGGGAGCGCCAGCTCGTCGTCGCGGCCATCAAGAAGGCCGAGACGCTGAACTTCTTCGAGTTCTGGCAGGCGTACGAGGACATCGTCCGCCGCGCCCGGAACAACAAGCTGACGATGGACGACTTCACGGGCGTCACCGTCTCCCTGACCAACCCCGGCGGCCTCGGCACCGTCCACTCCGTGCCGCGGCTGATGCCCGGTCAGTCGGTCATCATGGGCGTCGGCTCGATGGACTACCCGGCCGAGTTCCAGGGCACCTCCCAGGACACCCTGAACAAGCTGGGCATCTCCAAGGTCATGACGCTGACGTCGACCTACGACCACCGGGTCATCCAGGGCGCCGCCTCCGGCGAGTTCCTGCGGGTCGTCGCCAACCTGCTGCTCGGCGACGACGGTTTCTACGACGACGTCTTCGAGTCGCTGCGCATCCCCTACGAGCCGGTCCGCTGGCTCAAGGACATCGACGCCTCCCACGACGACGACGTCACCAAGGCCGCCCGCGTCTTCGAGCTGATCCACTCCTACCGGGTCCGCGGCCACGTCATGGCCGACACCGACCCGCTGGAGTACCGCCAGCGCAAGCACCCCGACCTGGACATCACCGAGCACGGGCTCACCCTGTGGGACCTGGAGCGCGAGTTCGCGGTCGGCGGCTTCGGCGGCAAGTCGATGATGAAGCTCCGCGACATCCTCGGCGTGCTGCGCGACTCGTACTGCCGCACCACCGGCATCGAGTTCATGCACATCCAGGACCCGAAGCAGCGCAAGTGGATCCAGGACCGCGTCGAGCGCCCGCACGCCAAGCCGGAGCGTGAGGAGCAGCTGCGGATCCTTCGCCGGCTCAACGCGGCCGAGGCGTTCGAGACCTTCCTGCAGACGAAGTACGTCGGCCAGAAGCGGTTCTCGCTGGAGGGCGGCGAGTCCGTCATCCCGCTGCTCGACGCGGTCATCGACTCCGCGGCCGAGTCCCGCCTGGACGAGGTCGTCATCGGCATGGCCCACCGCGGCCGCCTCAACGTCCTGGCGAACATCGTCGGCAAGTCGTACGCGCAGATCTTCCGCGAGTTCGAGGGCAACCTCGACCCGAAGTCGATGCACGGCTCCGGCGACGTCAAGTACCACCTGGGCGCCAACGGCACCTTCACCGGTCTCGACGGCGAGCAGATCAAGGTCAGCCTGGTCGCCAACCCGTCGCACCTGGAGGCCGTGGACCCGGTCCTCGAAGGCGTCGTCCGCGCCAAGCAGGACATCATCAACAAGGGCGGCACGGACTTCACCGTCCTGCCCGTCGCCCTGCACGGCGACGCGGCCTTCGCCGGCCAGGGCGTCGTGGCCGAGACGCTCAACATGTCGCAGCTGCGCGGCTACCGCACGGGCGGCACGGTCCACATCGTCATCAACAACCAGGTCGGCTTCACCGCCGCCCCGGAGTCCTCGCGTTCGTCGATGTACGCGACCGACGTGGCCCGCATGATCGAGGCGCCGATCTTCCATGTGAACGGCGACGACCCGGAGGCCGTGGTCCGCGTGGCGCGGCTCGCCTTCGAGTTCCGCCAGACGTTCAACAAGGACGTCGTGATCGACCTGATCTGCTACCGCCGCCGCGGTCACAACGAGGGCGACAACCCGCAGTTCACCAACCCGCAGATGTACAACCTGATCGACAAGAAGCGCTCGGTGCGCAAGCTCTACACCGAGTCGCTCATCGGTCGCGGCGACATCACCCTGGAAGAGGCCGAGCAGGCGCTGCAGGACTTCCAGGGCCAGCTGGAGAAGGTGTTCGCCGAGGTCCGCGAGGCCACCTCCACCCCGGCGCCTGCCCATGTCCCGGACGCCCAGGCCGAGTTCCCGGTCTCGGTGACCACCGCGGTCTCGCAGGAGGTCGTCAAGCGGATCGCCGAGTCGCAGGTCAACGTCCCGGACCACGTCACGGTCCACCCCCGGCTGCTGCCGCAGCTCCAGCGCCGCGCCGCCTCCGTCGAGGACGGCACGATCGACTGGGGCATGGGCGAGACCCTGGCCATCGGCTCGCTGCTGATGGAGGGCACCCCGGTGCGCCTCGCCGGCCAGGACACCCGCCGCGGCACCTTCGGCCAGCGCCACGCGGTCCTCGTCGACCAGGAGACCGGCGAGGACTACACCCCGCTGCTCTACCTGACCGACGAGCAGGCCCGCTACAACGTCTACGACTCGCTCCTGAGCGAGTACGCGGCGATGGGCTTCGAGTACGGCTACTCGCTGGCCCGCCCGGACGCGCTGGTCATGTGGGAAGCCCAGTTCGGCGACTTCGTCAACGGCGCCCAGACCGTCGTCGACGAGTTCATCTCCTCGGCCGAGCAGAAGTGGGGCCAGACCTCCGGCGTCACGCTGCTCCTGCCGCACGGCTACGAGGGCCAGGGCCCGGACCACTCGTCCGCCCGCCCGGAGCGCTTCCTCCAGCTGTGCGCGCAGAACAACATGACGGTCGCCATGCCGACCCTGCCGTCGAACTACTTCCACCTGCTGCGCTGGCAGGTCCACAACCCGCACCACAAGCCGCTCATCGTCTTCACGCCGAAGTCGATGCTGCGTCTGAAGGCCGCGGCGTCCAAGGCGGAGGAGTTCCTCACCGGCGGCTTCCGCCCGGTGATCGGCGACGCCTCGGTCGACCCGGCCGACGTCCGCAAGGTCGTCTTCACCTCGGGCAAGGTCTACTACGACCTCGACGCCGAGCGGCAGAAGCGCGGCATCAAGGACACCGCGATCATCCGTCTCGAGCGCCTGTACCCGCTGCCGGGTGCCGAGCTCCAGGAGGAGATCGCCAAGTTCCCGAACGCCGAGAAGTACCTGTGGGCCCAGGAGGAGCCGGCCAACCAGGGCGCCTGGCCGTTCATCGCGCTCAACCTGATCGACCACCTGGACCTCGCCGTCGGCGCGGACGTGCCGCACGACGAGCGGCTGCGCCGCATCTCGCGCCCGCACGGGTCGTCCCCGGCCGTGGGTTCGGCCAAGCGCCACCAGGCGGAGCAGCAGCAGCTGGTCAACGAGGTCTTCGAGGCCTGA
- the fxsA gene encoding FxSxx-COOH cyclophane-containing RiPP peptide has product MQDVNGAEEPSMSEEGAEADTTPLPDLPDLLSLDLAELRTLRHPVLSELVAELRDRAEQPTEMLWGFTSAL; this is encoded by the coding sequence ATGCAGGACGTGAACGGGGCGGAAGAGCCGAGCATGTCGGAGGAGGGCGCCGAGGCGGACACGACGCCGCTGCCGGACCTCCCCGACCTGCTGTCGCTGGATCTGGCGGAGCTGCGGACCCTGCGGCATCCGGTGCTGTCCGAGCTGGTCGCCGAGCTCCGTGACCGTGCGGAGCAGCCGACCGAGATGCTCTGGGGTTTCACCAGCGCCCTGTGA
- a CDS encoding FxsB family cyclophane-forming radical SAM/SPASM peptide maturase codes for MRARPFGQFIVKMHSRCNLACRYCYLYAGPDHGWRDRPAVPARATLDRTAERIAEHAARHRLSRLSLVLHGGEPLLAGTALLGHLTERTRALVPGACTVHPVVQTNATLLTEARLRGLARHGIRVGVSLDGGLAAHNGARVDHAGRPSWPAAVRGLRLLMERRPALYAGILSVVDLRTDPAEAYESLLALRPPALDLLLPHGNWTAPPPGLPSDRAPYGDWLCTVFDLWWTGDVRATRIRLFEECIALLLGAPAATESLGTQPFTSVVVETDGSIEQTDSLKSAYEGAAATGLDVFRHSFDEALHHPGIAARRSGTAGLSEVCRGCSLVSVCGGGQYPHRYRRGHGFRNPSVYCADLQRLIRHAASRVGAAATTAGSGTGGSGTAGSGTAVAGGSR; via the coding sequence ATGCGGGCGAGGCCGTTCGGCCAGTTCATCGTCAAGATGCACAGCCGCTGCAACCTGGCCTGCCGGTACTGCTACCTCTACGCGGGCCCCGACCACGGCTGGCGCGACCGCCCCGCCGTCCCCGCCAGGGCCACCCTGGACCGTACGGCCGAGCGCATCGCCGAACACGCCGCGCGCCACCGTCTGAGCCGGCTGTCCCTCGTCCTGCACGGCGGCGAACCCCTCCTCGCCGGCACCGCGCTCCTCGGACACCTCACGGAGCGCACCCGCGCGCTGGTTCCGGGTGCCTGCACCGTCCACCCCGTCGTCCAGACCAACGCCACCCTGCTCACCGAGGCCAGGCTGCGCGGTCTCGCCCGGCACGGCATCCGCGTAGGCGTCAGCCTCGACGGCGGCCTCGCCGCCCACAACGGCGCACGCGTCGACCACGCGGGCCGGCCCTCCTGGCCCGCCGCCGTCCGCGGGCTGCGGCTCCTCATGGAGCGCCGTCCGGCGCTGTACGCGGGCATCCTCAGCGTCGTCGACCTGCGCACCGACCCCGCCGAGGCGTACGAGTCGCTGCTCGCGCTGCGCCCGCCCGCCCTCGATCTGCTGCTGCCGCACGGCAACTGGACGGCGCCGCCCCCCGGACTGCCGTCGGACCGCGCCCCGTACGGGGACTGGCTGTGCACGGTCTTCGACCTGTGGTGGACCGGCGACGTGCGGGCCACCCGCATCCGGCTCTTCGAGGAGTGCATCGCGCTGCTGCTCGGCGCCCCGGCGGCGACGGAGTCGCTCGGCACCCAGCCCTTCACCTCCGTCGTCGTGGAGACCGACGGCAGCATCGAGCAGACCGACTCCCTCAAGTCCGCCTACGAAGGCGCCGCAGCCACCGGCCTCGACGTCTTCCGGCACAGCTTCGACGAGGCCCTGCACCACCCGGGCATCGCCGCCCGTCGCTCCGGCACCGCCGGACTCTCCGAGGTCTGCCGCGGCTGCTCCCTCGTGTCGGTCTGCGGCGGCGGCCAGTACCCGCACCGGTACCGGCGCGGCCATGGCTTCCGCAACCCCTCCGTCTACTGCGCCGATCTGCAACGCCTCATCCGCCACGCCGCGTCCCGGGTGGGCGCCGCGGCCACGACGGCCGGCTCCGGTACGGGCGGATCCGGTACGGCCGGATCCGGCACGGCCGTCGCCGGTGGCAGCCGATGA
- a CDS encoding aKG-HExxH-type peptide beta-hydroxylase — translation MSRGSRSLTEAQMRELGRTGGSPAVLERLAADQDARRLLLLRAILDSAESAPRDTLPPAALARLRLHWTVLEEADRADRAATRTVLHYPLLGPWAQRCLRLLAAPRAPTGSTRETDHLGAVAAAAAVRAGLHRTFRLMARGGRLALPTLGVLDLRGAPGAPPSPLVELVTDDGTLTVLPPAAPPVVVRPGAAGVRPSADPRWTPVHLLRSPAGTVLLDHLDPYRTADSGLERHGLAPAEALGKEARDRWEEAWASVAPLLAVGGRQRLDDLALLRCLVPLAPPPGAATAGGGPLHCSGTRREAFGAVLSSTPQSPAFLAATLVHELHHIKLSALAELAPLHTADGRPRHWAPWRPDPRPFDGLLQGTYSHAALADYWQRFALHTTDAALRDLAWAEHARCREQVAAVLPVIAGSRSLTPAGRILTDELLAHHTALGARPAPAGHQARAAAYVATARAAWQRRHPAGPGG, via the coding sequence ATGAGCCGCGGGAGCCGGTCCCTCACCGAGGCGCAGATGCGCGAGCTCGGACGCACCGGTGGCAGCCCGGCCGTACTCGAACGGCTTGCCGCCGACCAGGACGCCCGGCGGCTCCTTCTGCTGCGGGCCATCCTCGACAGCGCCGAGTCCGCGCCGCGCGACACGCTGCCTCCCGCCGCGCTCGCCCGGCTGCGGCTGCACTGGACGGTTCTGGAGGAGGCGGACCGCGCGGACCGGGCCGCGACCCGGACCGTGCTCCACTACCCGCTGCTCGGCCCTTGGGCCCAGCGGTGTCTGCGTCTCCTCGCCGCGCCCCGGGCACCCACCGGGAGCACACGGGAGACCGACCACCTCGGTGCCGTCGCCGCCGCGGCGGCCGTCCGCGCCGGACTGCACCGCACCTTCCGGCTGATGGCCCGCGGCGGACGGCTCGCCCTGCCCACCCTCGGCGTCCTCGACCTGCGCGGCGCGCCCGGCGCACCCCCGTCCCCGCTGGTCGAACTCGTCACCGACGACGGCACCCTGACCGTCCTCCCGCCCGCCGCACCACCCGTGGTCGTCCGGCCCGGCGCCGCAGGCGTCCGGCCGTCCGCCGACCCGCGCTGGACCCCCGTACACCTGCTGCGCTCGCCTGCCGGGACCGTGCTCCTCGACCACCTCGACCCGTACCGGACGGCGGACAGCGGGCTGGAGCGCCACGGGCTCGCCCCCGCCGAAGCCCTCGGCAAGGAGGCGCGCGACCGCTGGGAGGAGGCATGGGCCTCGGTCGCCCCGCTCCTGGCCGTGGGCGGCAGGCAGCGGCTCGACGACCTGGCCCTGCTGCGCTGTCTCGTCCCGCTGGCGCCCCCGCCCGGCGCCGCCACGGCCGGCGGCGGCCCCCTGCACTGCAGCGGGACCCGGCGCGAGGCGTTCGGGGCGGTGCTGAGCAGCACCCCGCAGAGCCCCGCCTTCCTCGCCGCGACGCTCGTCCACGAGCTCCACCACATCAAGCTGTCGGCGCTCGCCGAACTCGCGCCGCTCCACACCGCGGACGGCCGCCCCCGCCACTGGGCCCCGTGGCGGCCCGACCCCAGGCCCTTCGACGGCCTGCTCCAGGGCACCTACTCGCACGCCGCACTCGCCGACTACTGGCAGAGGTTCGCCCTGCACACCACCGACGCGGCCCTACGGGACCTGGCCTGGGCCGAGCACGCACGCTGCCGCGAGCAGGTGGCAGCCGTTCTGCCGGTGATCGCGGGCTCCCGCAGTCTCACGCCCGCCGGACGCATCCTCACCGACGAGCTCCTGGCCCACCACACCGCGCTCGGCGCACGGCCCGCGCCCGCCGGGCACCAGGCGCGCGCCGCCGCGTACGTGGCCACCGCACGCGCCGCCTGGCAGCGCCGCCACCCGGCCGGACCGGGTGGCTGA
- a CDS encoding HAMP domain-containing sensor histidine kinase, giving the protein MNRLSRLRSEVGTVEISIKTKLGALVVMSVLITTGLALVAFRTGAELRYVTVFAMITTLLITQFVAHGLTAPLDEMNTVAKSISHGDYTRRVRGAGRRDELGDLASTINRMADDLEAVDRHRKELVANVSHELRTPIAALRAVLENVVDGVSAADPETMRTALKQTERLGRLVETLLDLSRLDNGVVPLRARRFEVWPYLSGVLKEANLAAVQRGLSSGSGSHTRKDVHLHLDVSPPELTAHADAERLHQVVANLIDNAVKHSPPHGRVTVRARRGPQTESLDLEVRDEGPGIPESEWHKVFERFNRGSVPAPHGPGSDGGTGLGLAIARWAVELHGGRIGVAESERGCRIQVTLPGVAQRRG; this is encoded by the coding sequence ATGAACCGGCTGAGCCGGCTCCGGTCCGAGGTGGGCACGGTCGAGATCTCGATCAAGACCAAGCTCGGCGCACTGGTCGTCATGTCGGTGCTGATCACGACCGGCCTCGCGCTGGTCGCCTTCAGGACCGGGGCCGAGCTGCGCTACGTCACCGTCTTCGCGATGATCACCACGCTGCTGATCACGCAGTTCGTCGCCCACGGCCTGACCGCGCCGCTGGACGAGATGAACACGGTCGCCAAATCGATATCCCACGGCGACTACACCCGCCGGGTGCGCGGCGCGGGCCGCCGTGACGAGCTCGGCGACCTCGCCTCCACGATCAACCGCATGGCCGACGACCTGGAGGCCGTGGACCGGCACCGCAAGGAGCTCGTCGCGAACGTCTCGCACGAGCTGCGCACCCCGATCGCGGCGCTGCGCGCGGTCCTGGAGAACGTCGTGGACGGGGTGTCCGCCGCAGACCCCGAGACGATGCGGACGGCGCTGAAGCAGACGGAGCGGCTCGGCAGGCTCGTCGAGACGCTGCTGGACCTGTCACGGCTCGACAACGGTGTGGTACCGCTCAGGGCACGGCGCTTCGAGGTGTGGCCGTATCTGTCGGGGGTGCTGAAGGAGGCCAATCTGGCCGCCGTGCAGCGCGGGCTCTCCTCCGGGTCCGGCAGTCACACCCGCAAGGACGTGCATCTGCACCTCGACGTGTCCCCACCGGAGCTGACGGCGCACGCGGACGCCGAGCGGCTGCACCAGGTCGTCGCCAATCTGATCGACAACGCGGTGAAGCACTCCCCGCCGCACGGCCGGGTCACCGTGCGGGCCCGGCGCGGTCCGCAGACGGAGTCGCTCGACCTGGAGGTCCGGGACGAGGGCCCCGGCATCCCGGAGTCGGAGTGGCACAAGGTCTTCGAACGCTTCAACCGGGGCAGCGTCCCGGCCCCGCACGGCCCCGGCAGCGACGGCGGTACGGGTCTTGGCCTGGCCATCGCGCGCTGGGCCGTGGAGCTGCACGGCGGGCGGATCGGAGTGGCCGAATCGGAGCGCGGCTGCCGGATCCAGGTCACCCTTCCGGGAGTCGCGCAGCGACGCGGTTGA
- the fxsT gene encoding FxSxx-COOH system tetratricopeptide repeat protein, with protein sequence MARLKCCWIRKSREWALSAARTSAATGDGQSVTISFAGFNRAWAAWIGDRLEQRGHRVTYLRWDPPPHTALADALGDLLLAPGKILVILSEWYFQLGPRTHTEWNEALRDVVVPAQDRFAAVNITSAVLPTATAVFAAPELWPVAAAEAERRALAALGLPADRAGDPARSAGPRFPREDPEVWGGVPRRNVRFTGREQLLGDVYHQLQQAERGAAVCTLYGMPGVGKTQLAAEYVYRFGSEYDVVWWVPADKRATFREQLAKLAPALGLNTGHEYGERLRALREALRRGTPYSRWLLVLDGADEPEWLTELLPTGPGHVLITSRNRDWREYNSTMLEIPVYQREESIAFIRRRAPRLGRPDADQLADALEDVPLLLDQTAGWLGDSDMSIGQYLDLLGSGAEHVVKVSKDFPTAFPNAWSILLNQLKETVPESIDLLRLCSFFSSGTIPVRLLRELADRDLPPQFTRLLGDPLLWNRALNQLFKYSVVRREVHEPQADEASGGDTLYMHRMVHKMVQDDIPPEDREMFADVVRQALAAADPGRPTDTRQWPRYAEIAPHLKTASVLESDRREVQTLVLNTMRYMYLAGEYSAGLTLATATLESWRERLGETHSRIWDVSYHYANLLRATGNYAGTEVVDRAVMDHLVAERGFGDLDTLRAAAGLAADLRGLARYDEAHDLSRRILDGYTELVGEQDSRTVNAQNNLAVSLRLLGRYEDALRLDLSTLEARRALLRPRHAWTLYSEIHYATDLRLLGRYPEAISVQDLSARVHQQVMGPHNPQTLRAEHNLALCQYRQGDRPRAGELLASVVRRAETALGESDPVTQTAALAHSAYGREHGVLDEARAQCEAVGGRYLAVLGPRHPYTIGTNANLALILRAAGEREQSQLLMDEALDGMERAVGADHPWTLGCALNATAARNLAGDPEGAEALSRDTVRRAREVLGERHPLTLSALVALAADLRALRKRAEADKVEEEALAGLAASLGAQHVHTVSARSRTRPYWDFEPLIT encoded by the coding sequence ATGGCCCGTCTGAAATGTTGTTGGATACGCAAGTCGAGGGAGTGGGCCTTGTCCGCAGCGCGCACGTCGGCCGCCACGGGCGACGGACAGTCCGTCACCATCAGTTTCGCCGGCTTCAACCGTGCCTGGGCCGCCTGGATCGGTGACCGGCTGGAACAGCGCGGACACCGCGTGACCTATCTGCGCTGGGACCCGCCGCCGCACACCGCGCTCGCCGACGCGCTCGGGGATCTCCTGCTGGCCCCCGGGAAGATCCTCGTCATCCTCAGCGAGTGGTACTTCCAGCTCGGCCCGCGTACCCACACGGAGTGGAACGAGGCGCTGCGCGACGTCGTCGTCCCCGCACAGGACAGGTTCGCCGCCGTCAACATCACCTCGGCCGTACTGCCCACCGCGACCGCCGTGTTCGCCGCCCCCGAGCTGTGGCCGGTCGCCGCGGCGGAGGCCGAGCGCCGGGCGCTCGCCGCGCTCGGACTGCCCGCGGACCGCGCCGGCGACCCGGCCCGCTCCGCCGGCCCCCGCTTCCCGCGCGAGGACCCCGAGGTGTGGGGCGGAGTGCCCCGCCGCAACGTCCGCTTCACCGGCCGCGAGCAGCTCCTCGGCGACGTCTACCACCAGCTCCAGCAGGCCGAGCGCGGCGCCGCCGTGTGCACCCTGTACGGCATGCCGGGGGTCGGCAAGACCCAGCTGGCGGCCGAGTACGTCTACCGCTTCGGCTCCGAGTACGACGTCGTGTGGTGGGTGCCCGCCGACAAACGGGCCACCTTCCGCGAGCAGCTCGCCAAGCTCGCACCGGCCCTCGGGCTGAACACCGGCCACGAGTACGGCGAGCGGCTCAGGGCCCTGCGGGAGGCGCTGCGCCGCGGCACCCCGTACTCCCGCTGGCTGCTGGTGCTGGACGGGGCCGACGAGCCGGAGTGGCTGACGGAGCTGCTGCCCACGGGCCCCGGCCACGTCCTGATCACCTCGCGCAACCGCGACTGGCGCGAGTACAACTCCACGATGCTCGAAATCCCCGTCTACCAGCGGGAGGAGAGCATCGCCTTCATCCGCCGCCGGGCACCGCGGCTCGGCCGGCCCGACGCCGACCAGCTCGCCGACGCGCTGGAGGACGTGCCGCTGCTGCTCGACCAGACCGCCGGCTGGCTCGGCGACTCCGACATGTCCATCGGGCAGTACCTGGACCTCCTCGGCTCGGGCGCCGAGCACGTGGTGAAGGTGTCGAAGGACTTTCCCACCGCTTTCCCCAACGCCTGGTCGATACTGCTCAACCAGCTGAAGGAGACCGTCCCTGAGTCGATCGACCTGCTGCGCCTCTGCTCGTTCTTCTCCTCCGGCACGATCCCCGTGCGCCTGCTGCGCGAGCTGGCCGACCGGGATCTGCCGCCGCAGTTCACCCGGCTGCTCGGCGACCCGCTGCTGTGGAACCGGGCGCTCAACCAGCTCTTCAAGTACTCGGTCGTCCGCAGGGAGGTGCACGAGCCGCAGGCCGACGAGGCGAGCGGCGGCGACACCCTCTACATGCACCGCATGGTGCACAAGATGGTTCAGGACGACATTCCGCCCGAGGACCGGGAGATGTTCGCCGACGTCGTACGGCAGGCGCTCGCGGCCGCGGACCCTGGACGCCCCACCGACACCAGGCAGTGGCCGCGCTACGCCGAGATCGCGCCCCATCTGAAGACGGCGAGCGTGCTGGAGAGCGACCGCCGCGAGGTCCAGACGCTGGTGCTGAACACGATGCGCTACATGTACCTGGCGGGCGAGTACAGCGCGGGCCTCACGCTCGCGACGGCCACGCTGGAGAGCTGGCGCGAGCGGCTCGGCGAGACCCACTCCAGGATCTGGGACGTCTCCTACCACTACGCCAACCTGCTGCGCGCGACCGGGAACTACGCCGGGACCGAGGTCGTCGACCGCGCCGTCATGGACCATCTCGTCGCCGAGCGCGGCTTCGGCGACCTCGACACCCTGCGCGCCGCCGCCGGGCTCGCCGCGGACCTGCGCGGACTCGCCCGCTACGACGAGGCGCACGACCTCTCCCGGCGCATCCTCGACGGCTACACCGAGCTCGTCGGCGAACAGGACTCCCGCACCGTCAACGCCCAGAACAACCTGGCCGTCTCGCTGCGGCTGCTGGGCCGGTACGAGGACGCGCTCAGGCTCGACCTGAGCACGCTGGAGGCCCGGCGCGCCCTGCTCCGCCCGCGGCACGCCTGGACGCTCTACTCCGAGATCCACTACGCCACCGACCTGCGTCTCCTCGGCCGCTATCCGGAGGCGATCTCGGTCCAGGACCTGAGCGCCCGTGTGCACCAGCAGGTGATGGGCCCCCACAACCCGCAGACCCTGCGCGCCGAGCACAACCTGGCCCTGTGCCAGTACCGGCAGGGCGACCGCCCCAGGGCCGGCGAACTGCTGGCGAGCGTCGTCAGGCGCGCGGAGACGGCCCTCGGCGAGAGCGACCCCGTGACGCAGACGGCCGCGCTCGCCCATTCGGCGTACGGCCGGGAGCACGGCGTCCTCGACGAGGCACGCGCCCAGTGCGAGGCCGTCGGAGGGCGCTATCTGGCCGTCCTCGGCCCCCGCCACCCGTACACCATCGGTACGAACGCGAACCTCGCCCTGATCCTGCGCGCCGCCGGTGAGCGCGAGCAGTCGCAGCTCCTCATGGACGAGGCGCTGGACGGCATGGAACGGGCCGTCGGCGCGGACCACCCGTGGACCCTGGGCTGCGCGCTGAACGCGACCGCCGCCCGCAACCTCGCCGGCGACCCCGAGGGCGCCGAGGCGCTGAGCCGGGACACGGTGCGCCGGGCCAGGGAGGTGCTGGGGGAGAGGCATCCGCTCACGCTCTCCGCCCTGGTGGCCCTCGCCGCCGATCTGCGGGCCCTGCGCAAGCGGGCCGAGGCGGACAAGGTCGAGGAGGAGGCGCTGGCCGGGCTCGCGGCATCACTCGGTGCCCAGCACGTGCACACGGTCTCCGCCCGCTCCCGTACCCGGCCCTACTGGGACTTCGAGCCGCTGATCACCTGA